In Caloramator sp. E03, the sequence TGGAAAAGACATTTAAGATAATAATAAATGATGATGAAATTGCTAATATTATAATGATTATTAAAAAGATATAAAAAAATATAAAGATATACCTTGTTAAATAAATGGGTATATCTTTTTTTATAGAGTTATATCTCTTATATAAAATCTAAAAAATTATACTTATATATAGTGCAACTATACACTATATAAAAAATTAAATAAAAATTTATACACTAAGTTTTAATACTGTTGGTGTTTATAAAAAAAGAGTGTTTCTTTTAATATATACTAAATATACACTATATAAAAAGTGTTTTTTTATTTACTTTTGGGCATTTTGACAGAAGTAAGCTTTATACACTAAAATAAAGTTAATCCCAAAAGAATTAAACAGTATAAAAAAGGAGGAATATTATATGCACGATACAAACGATATGATATCAATGACGATTATTGCAAATTCGGGAGATGCACGTTCTTATGCCTTTCAAGCATTACAAGAAGCTAAATTAGGAAATTTTGAAGCAGCAGAGCAGCTTTTGGCTAAATCTAAAGAATCAGAAAATATAGCTCATAAAGCACAAACGGAGCTATTA encodes:
- a CDS encoding PTS lactose/cellobiose transporter subunit IIA; its protein translation is MHDTNDMISMTIIANSGDARSYAFQALQEAKLGNFEAAEQLLAKSKESENIAHKAQTELLFKEANGDKQDVNVLLVHAQDHLMTSMLAAELIKEIILLYKNK